From Candidatus Neomarinimicrobiota bacterium, the proteins below share one genomic window:
- a CDS encoding Gfo/Idh/MocA family oxidoreductase yields the protein MIPKQKIRIGLFGVGKFGTYHLENWLAIPEVTVVGFCDIDPQKQKEIPEKYHIPSCSHDELIEKCDLADIVVPTISHYDIAKKALVAGKHAFVEKPFTETLAQAEELLSLTDPDKGPFLTVGFIERFNPIFKKVLKSFPLKPVFIESHRLGQFNPSRGTDVPVVMELLIHDIDILLHVVRSPVSEIRASGSPVLSPRTDIVNARVEFENGTVANLTSSRISPKKMRKMRFFQPSGYASVDFMNQSADLYQLEDNSEANAKDSERIMVNIPKDFEKGFRYHKLTAHQENALQTELREFARTCAEGTLPVVSGMDGYQALKLAIDIQNAVMAHHKKYASIQ from the coding sequence GTGATACCAAAGCAAAAAATTCGTATAGGCCTTTTTGGCGTCGGGAAATTCGGGACCTATCACCTGGAAAACTGGCTGGCGATTCCTGAAGTGACAGTCGTTGGCTTTTGTGATATCGATCCCCAAAAACAAAAAGAAATACCCGAAAAGTATCATATTCCCTCCTGCTCCCACGATGAACTCATTGAAAAATGCGATCTGGCAGATATTGTAGTTCCTACCATCTCACATTACGACATCGCCAAAAAAGCCCTTGTGGCCGGTAAACATGCCTTTGTGGAAAAGCCATTTACCGAAACCCTGGCTCAGGCTGAAGAACTTCTTTCTCTCACCGATCCGGACAAGGGACCCTTTTTAACTGTTGGATTCATTGAACGCTTTAATCCCATCTTCAAAAAAGTATTGAAATCTTTTCCTTTGAAACCGGTCTTTATTGAATCTCACCGTCTGGGACAGTTCAATCCCTCCAGGGGAACAGATGTACCGGTTGTGATGGAATTGCTGATCCATGACATTGACATCCTCCTTCATGTTGTACGGAGTCCCGTTTCAGAAATACGTGCTTCCGGATCGCCTGTATTATCCCCCCGGACCGATATTGTCAACGCCCGGGTAGAATTTGAAAACGGTACCGTTGCCAACCTTACCTCGAGCCGGATATCCCCTAAAAAGATGCGAAAAATGCGGTTTTTTCAGCCCAGCGGATATGCCTCTGTCGATTTCATGAACCAAAGTGCCGATTTGTATCAGCTTGAGGATAACTCGGAAGCAAATGCCAAAGACAGTGAACGGATTATGGTGAATATTCCCAAAGATTTTGAAAAAGGCTTTCGGTATCACAAACTGACCGCCCATCAAGAAAATGCCCTTCAAACGGAACTCCGTGAATTTGCCCGGACCTGTGCTGAAGGCACCCTACCGGTTGTAAGTGGGATGGATGGCTATCAGGCTCTCAAACTGGCTATTGACATTCAAAATGCCGTGATGGCCCATCATAAAAAATACGCTTCCATCCAATAA
- the frlA gene encoding fructoselysine/psicoselysine transporter yields the protein MTQIRRELSMSHVLGIIIGTVIGSGVFINLPIVQRATGSPLLAVLAWFIGGLIWLPQIFILSEMGTAYPKQGFGYLYLQKAGSPFLAFLYVWTVFWTSDTPSITILAMASVAALDIFFPVLTDSIWTRFFAILIILVLTGVHIKSVRQGGRLQVVLTILKISPLILLSCIGLGFLNSDTLFFIPEGFTTDQPIGWFALIAAGVSATIWSYAGFPNILYMAGEIKNPRETLPKALLGSTIFVTLTYTAVAFATGAIVPHEVLIAISGGFANPFRYLPFFATFAGGFLAIAAFISMVGATNACIMVQPRIQYAMAKDKLFFSIFGKLHPRFGTPYTSILLQSFMAILLIFTPGGIGNLLGYFTLSYILQNLLVYASIFWLKKKEDYLPSYHAPAWQIMAGLSVLFQLLLLYGTFMAYPISGILAAAGLILTGAPVYAYFRSRQKQKNETI from the coding sequence ATGACACAGATTCGGCGGGAACTCAGCATGAGTCATGTATTAGGCATCATCATCGGGACCGTCATTGGGTCAGGTGTTTTCATCAACCTTCCCATTGTTCAACGGGCTACAGGAAGTCCTCTGTTGGCGGTTCTGGCCTGGTTTATCGGCGGACTCATCTGGCTTCCCCAGATTTTTATCCTTAGTGAAATGGGCACTGCCTATCCGAAACAGGGATTTGGGTATTTATACCTTCAAAAAGCGGGAAGCCCCTTTCTCGCTTTTTTGTATGTATGGACTGTTTTCTGGACCAGTGACACCCCTTCCATTACCATTCTTGCCATGGCTTCTGTTGCAGCACTGGATATCTTTTTCCCTGTCCTTACCGATTCTATATGGACACGGTTTTTTGCTATTCTGATCATCCTGGTACTCACTGGAGTTCATATAAAAAGTGTCCGCCAGGGTGGCCGGCTTCAGGTGGTTTTGACAATCCTCAAAATCTCACCCCTCATACTGCTGTCTTGCATCGGACTGGGATTTTTAAATTCAGATACACTTTTTTTCATTCCTGAGGGATTTACCACAGATCAACCTATTGGTTGGTTTGCGCTTATCGCCGCTGGTGTTTCGGCAACAATCTGGAGTTATGCCGGTTTTCCGAATATCCTCTATATGGCCGGTGAAATTAAAAATCCCAGGGAAACTCTTCCCAAAGCCTTGCTGGGGAGCACCATTTTTGTAACGCTCACATATACAGCTGTTGCCTTTGCCACCGGGGCCATCGTCCCCCATGAGGTACTCATTGCCATTTCAGGTGGTTTTGCCAATCCCTTCAGATATCTACCCTTTTTTGCTACTTTTGCCGGAGGTTTCCTGGCCATCGCCGCTTTTATATCCATGGTGGGAGCAACGAATGCCTGCATCATGGTACAGCCAAGAATTCAATATGCAATGGCCAAAGATAAACTCTTTTTCAGCATTTTTGGTAAACTTCACCCACGCTTCGGTACCCCTTACACGTCTATTCTCCTCCAGTCTTTCATGGCCATCCTCCTTATCTTTACACCAGGCGGCATTGGTAATTTGCTGGGTTATTTCACCCTTTCTTACATCCTCCAAAACCTCCTCGTCTATGCTTCCATTTTCTGGCTGAAAAAAAAGGAGGATTACCTTCCTTCTTATCACGCACCGGCGTGGCAAATCATGGCAGGATTATCTGTTCTTTTTCAACTGCTTCTATTATATGGGACCTTTATGGCCTATCCCATCAGCGGAATTTTGGCGGCAGCTGGCCTTATTCTCACAGGCGCTCCGGTGTATGCCTATTTCCGGAGCCGCCAAAAACAGAAAAATGAAACTATTTGA